In one Myotis daubentonii chromosome 1, mMyoDau2.1, whole genome shotgun sequence genomic region, the following are encoded:
- the LYSMD2 gene encoding lysM and putative peptidoglycan-binding domain-containing protein 2 isoform X2 yields MSPGQGPGREKLATKMEQIKRANKLFTNDCIFLKKTLNIPVISEKPLLFNGLNSIDSPESETAHGLFSHEEGLVAVVEDPPSPSPLASPVQPVPPEEVSARDFLQRLDLQIKLSTQAARKLKEESRDEDNPYATSLYHS; encoded by the exons atgagccctggccagggcccgggcagggagaagcttgcaaccaag atggAACAGATTAAAAGGGCAAATAAACTGTTTACCAATGATTGCATATTTCTGAAGAAAACTTTGAACATCCCAGTTATTTCAGAGAAGCCTTTGCTGTTTAATGGACTTAACTCGATTGATTCTCCAGAAAGTGAAACTGCCCATGGCCTTTTTTCTCACGAAGAAGGGCTGGTAGCAGTTGTGGAAGACCCGCCTTCTCCCAGTCCCCTGGCATCTCCTGTTCAGCCAGTGCCGCCCGAGGAAGTGTCAGCCAGAGATTTCCTGCAGAGACTCGACTTGCAGATTAAGTTATCAACACAGGCAGCCAGGAAACTAAAAGAAGAGAGCAG agATGAAGATAATCCCTATGCAACTTCACTCTATCATAGCTAG
- the LYSMD2 gene encoding lysM and putative peptidoglycan-binding domain-containing protein 2 isoform X3 has product MEQIKRANKLFTNDCIFLKKTLNIPVISEKPLLFNGLNSIDSPESETAHGLFSHEEGLVAVVEDPPSPSPLASPVQPVPPEEVSARDFLQRLDLQIKLSTQAARKLKEESRDEDNPYATSLYHS; this is encoded by the exons atggAACAGATTAAAAGGGCAAATAAACTGTTTACCAATGATTGCATATTTCTGAAGAAAACTTTGAACATCCCAGTTATTTCAGAGAAGCCTTTGCTGTTTAATGGACTTAACTCGATTGATTCTCCAGAAAGTGAAACTGCCCATGGCCTTTTTTCTCACGAAGAAGGGCTGGTAGCAGTTGTGGAAGACCCGCCTTCTCCCAGTCCCCTGGCATCTCCTGTTCAGCCAGTGCCGCCCGAGGAAGTGTCAGCCAGAGATTTCCTGCAGAGACTCGACTTGCAGATTAAGTTATCAACACAGGCAGCCAGGAAACTAAAAGAAGAGAGCAG agATGAAGATAATCCCTATGCAACTTCACTCTATCATAGCTAG